The Devosia sp. YIM 151766 genome includes a region encoding these proteins:
- a CDS encoding acetyl-CoA carboxylase carboxyltransferase subunit alpha, with translation MQSYLDFEKPVADLEAKIAELKSLAATDQAVSIDEEVSRLSARADEALVEIYRKLTPWQKTQVARHPQRPHFSDYVKSLITEWTPLAGDRKYGEDAALQAGFGRFNNAPVAILGQEKGSSTETRLKHNFGMANPEGYRKAVRIMEMADRFSIPVLSFVDTAGAYPGIGAEERGQAEAIARSTEKGLELGVPNLAIIIGEGGSGGAIAIATANRVLMLENAIYSVISPEAGASILFRDAGRAQDMATAQKITAQDLLGFGVIDGIIPEPAGGAHRHHGAIMEAARAAIASFLGDFDGKSRLETREHRREKFLAIGTSL, from the coding sequence ATGCAGTCTTATCTCGATTTTGAAAAGCCGGTCGCCGATCTTGAAGCCAAGATCGCCGAACTCAAATCGCTGGCGGCTACCGACCAGGCCGTATCCATCGATGAGGAGGTGAGCCGGCTGTCGGCCCGCGCCGACGAAGCGCTGGTGGAAATCTACCGCAAGCTCACCCCCTGGCAGAAGACCCAGGTGGCCCGCCATCCGCAGCGCCCGCATTTCTCCGATTATGTGAAATCGCTGATCACCGAATGGACGCCTTTGGCCGGCGACCGGAAATATGGCGAGGATGCCGCCCTCCAGGCCGGCTTTGGCCGGTTCAACAATGCGCCCGTCGCCATTCTCGGCCAGGAAAAGGGCAGTTCCACCGAAACGCGCCTCAAGCACAATTTCGGCATGGCCAATCCGGAAGGCTATCGCAAGGCCGTCCGCATCATGGAAATGGCCGATCGCTTCTCCATCCCGGTCCTCTCCTTCGTCGACACTGCCGGGGCCTATCCCGGCATCGGCGCCGAGGAGCGCGGCCAGGCCGAGGCCATCGCCCGTTCCACCGAAAAGGGCCTGGAGCTGGGCGTTCCGAACCTGGCCATCATCATCGGTGAAGGCGGCTCCGGCGGCGCCATCGCCATCGCCACCGCCAATCGGGTGCTGATGCTGGAAAACGCCATCTATTCGGTGATTTCTCCCGAGGCCGGCGCTTCCATCCTGTTCCGAGACGCCGGACGGGCGCAGGACATGGCCACCGCACAGAAGATCACCGCGCAGGACCTGCTCGGCTTTGGCGTCATCGACGGCATCATCCCCGAGCCTGCCGGCGGCGCCCACCGCCATCACGGCGCCATCATGGAGGCCGCCCGCGCCGCCATTGCCAGCTTCCTCGGCGATTTCGACGGCAAATCGCGCCTCGAAACCCGCGAACACCGCCGCGAAAAATTCCTCGCTATCGGGACGAGCCTTTAG
- a CDS encoding site-specific tyrosine recombinase XerD, protein MSGGHLIGTFLEMMSAERGAAANTIEAYRRDLAGYAGFVAGKKQSLLDCPRETVTAWLDDLKNQGLSASSSARRLSAIRQFHKFLCADGLRADDPTRIVASPKSRRALPKVLSVAEVDRLLAQAEQEANAPASPQKQLAAQRLYVLLEMLYATGLRVSELVSLRRAAVMRDATFLTVTGKGGKERVVPMNDRAGDAVRKWIETLPPGPWLFPANGEDGYLARQVFARDLKSLAGRAQIAAARVAPHVLRHAFASHLLAGGADLRVVQMLLGHADISTTQIYTHVLDEKLRNLVESHHPLAGG, encoded by the coding sequence ATGAGCGGCGGCCATCTCATCGGGACCTTCCTCGAAATGATGAGCGCCGAACGCGGCGCGGCGGCCAATACCATCGAGGCCTATCGGCGCGACCTGGCCGGTTATGCCGGCTTCGTCGCCGGTAAAAAGCAATCCCTGCTCGATTGTCCGCGCGAGACCGTGACCGCCTGGCTCGATGACCTGAAGAACCAGGGCCTGTCGGCTTCCTCCAGCGCCCGGCGGCTCTCGGCCATCCGGCAATTCCACAAGTTCCTCTGCGCCGATGGCCTGCGTGCCGACGATCCGACCCGCATTGTCGCCAGCCCGAAATCGCGCCGGGCGCTGCCCAAAGTGCTGTCTGTGGCGGAAGTGGACCGGCTGCTGGCCCAGGCCGAACAGGAAGCGAATGCGCCGGCCAGCCCGCAGAAGCAGCTTGCGGCGCAAAGGCTCTATGTGCTGCTGGAAATGCTCTATGCGACCGGGCTGCGCGTCTCGGAACTGGTGAGCCTGCGGCGCGCCGCGGTGATGCGCGACGCAACCTTCCTGACCGTCACCGGCAAGGGCGGCAAGGAGCGCGTCGTGCCGATGAACGACCGCGCCGGCGATGCGGTGCGCAAATGGATCGAGACCCTGCCGCCCGGCCCGTGGCTGTTTCCCGCCAATGGCGAGGATGGCTATCTCGCGCGCCAGGTCTTCGCGCGCGATCTCAAATCACTGGCCGGCCGCGCCCAGATTGCCGCGGCCCGCGTCGCGCCGCATGTGCTCCGCCATGCCTTTGCCAGCCATTTGCTGGCGGGTGGCGCCGATCTGCGCGTCGTGCAGATGTTGCTCGGACACGCCGACATTTCCACCACGCAAATCTATACCCATGTGCTGGACGAGAAGCTGCGCAACCTTGTGGAAAGCCACCATCCACTGGCCGGCGGTTAA
- a CDS encoding shikimate kinase: protein MSRTEGGSRQGRARALANRLAGKPLVLVGMMGAGKTTVGRRLANRLGRRFVDSDEEIERAAQMSIPEIFEQRGEAEFRAGEMRVIARLLNERDIVLATGGGAFVNAETRALVKKEAVSIWLKADLDILFERVSRRSNRPLLKTTDPRATLEKLIADRYPLYADADVTVESRDVPQDNVAGDIVGALLNHLQHR, encoded by the coding sequence GTGAGCAGGACGGAAGGCGGGTCGCGGCAGGGTCGCGCCCGGGCGCTGGCCAACAGGCTTGCCGGAAAACCGCTGGTGCTGGTGGGGATGATGGGCGCCGGCAAGACCACGGTGGGACGGCGTCTCGCCAACCGGCTCGGACGCCGCTTCGTCGACAGCGACGAGGAGATCGAGCGTGCCGCGCAGATGTCGATTCCGGAAATCTTCGAGCAGCGCGGAGAGGCCGAATTCCGCGCCGGCGAGATGCGGGTGATCGCGCGTTTGCTCAACGAACGGGACATCGTGCTTGCGACGGGCGGCGGGGCTTTCGTCAACGCCGAGACGCGGGCCTTGGTGAAGAAAGAGGCGGTTTCGATCTGGCTCAAGGCCGATCTGGACATATTGTTCGAGCGGGTATCGCGGCGCTCCAATCGTCCGCTGCTCAAGACCACCGATCCCAGGGCGACGCTCGAAAAGCTGATCGCCGACCGCTATCCGCTTTATGCCGATGCCGATGTGACGGTGGAAAGCCGCGACGTCCCGCAAGACAATGTTGCCGGCGACATTGTCGGCGCCCTTCTCAACCATCTCCAGCACCGATAG
- the aroB gene encoding 3-dehydroquinate synthase produces MPQIDHQVHVALGERAYDILVGPRLIDAAGTILAEKFPGRRFGIVTDAMVADRQLPRLTSSLDAAGLDYAVITVPAGESTKSHAMLEKVVEGLLAARLERGDLVIALGGGVIGDLAGFAAAITRRGMDFVQMPTSLLAQVDSSVGGKTGINSPHGKNLVGAFHQPRLVLADLSALDTLDRRQFAAGYAEVVKYGLIDDADFFEWLEANLDDIFAGGPARGEAVARCCAHKARVVIEDEKETGVRALLNLGHTFGHALEKDTGYSGRLLHGEGVSIGMVLAHRLSTELGLAPGQDAGRVAAHLKRAGLPTRLSDIPGTLGSTATLMAAMAQDKKVQRGALTFILTRGIGQAFIENRVDEAQIARFMDGMRNA; encoded by the coding sequence ATGCCCCAGATCGATCACCAGGTTCATGTCGCGCTGGGCGAGCGGGCCTATGACATTCTGGTCGGTCCGCGGCTGATCGATGCGGCCGGAACGATCCTGGCGGAGAAATTCCCGGGCCGGCGCTTCGGCATCGTCACCGATGCGATGGTCGCCGACAGGCAATTGCCGCGCTTGACTTCATCGCTCGATGCGGCCGGTCTGGACTATGCAGTGATCACGGTGCCGGCGGGCGAGAGCACCAAGAGCCATGCCATGCTCGAAAAGGTGGTCGAAGGCCTGCTGGCGGCGCGGCTGGAGCGCGGCGATCTGGTCATCGCGCTGGGCGGCGGGGTCATCGGCGACCTCGCCGGCTTCGCCGCCGCGATCACCCGGCGCGGCATGGATTTCGTGCAGATGCCGACATCGCTGCTGGCACAGGTGGATTCATCGGTCGGCGGCAAGACCGGCATCAATTCCCCGCACGGCAAAAATCTGGTCGGCGCCTTTCATCAGCCCCGGCTGGTTCTGGCCGATCTTTCGGCGCTGGACACGCTGGACCGCCGGCAATTCGCCGCGGGCTATGCCGAAGTGGTCAAATATGGGCTGATCGACGATGCCGATTTCTTCGAATGGCTGGAGGCCAATCTCGATGACATCTTCGCCGGCGGGCCAGCGCGCGGCGAGGCGGTGGCCCGCTGCTGCGCCCACAAGGCGCGGGTGGTGATCGAGGACGAGAAGGAGACCGGGGTGCGGGCCCTGCTCAATCTTGGCCATACATTCGGGCATGCCCTGGAAAAGGATACCGGCTATTCCGGCCGTCTCCTGCATGGCGAGGGGGTCAGCATCGGCATGGTGCTGGCGCATCGGCTCTCGACCGAATTGGGCCTGGCGCCGGGCCAGGATGCCGGACGGGTGGCGGCCCACTTGAAACGGGCGGGCCTGCCCACCAGATTGTCCGATATTCCCGGAACGCTCGGCTCCACCGCGACGCTGATGGCCGCCATGGCCCAGGACAAGAAGGTGCAGCGCGGCGCCCTGACCTTCATCCTGACGCGCGGCATCGGCCAGGCCTTCATCGAGAACCGGGTGGACGAAGCGCAAATTGCCCGCTTCATGGATGGCATGCGCAATGCCTGA
- a CDS encoding DUF378 domain-containing protein: MKALNLVTLFLVIVGGLNWLLVGAFQFDLVAAIFGGQAAALSRIVYVLVGLSAIYQLIPFFKAISSDEVYAERGPR, translated from the coding sequence ATGAAAGCGCTCAATCTCGTCACCCTGTTTCTCGTTATCGTCGGCGGCCTCAATTGGCTGCTGGTCGGCGCCTTCCAGTTCGACCTGGTCGCCGCCATTTTCGGCGGTCAGGCCGCCGCTCTGTCCCGTATCGTCTATGTGCTGGTCGGGCTGTCGGCCATCTACCAGCTCATCCCGTTCTTCAAGGCCATCTCGTCGGACGAAGTCTACGCCGAGCGGGGGCCGCGCTGA
- a CDS encoding BolA family protein has protein sequence MSMTDTIRAKLTDKFSPLHLEVIDESQSHFGHSGWREGGETHFRVRIATCDFDGLSRIAQHRAVMEALDDELKARVHALAIEVLPANPA, from the coding sequence ATGTCCATGACGGACACAATCAGAGCCAAGCTCACCGACAAATTCTCGCCCCTCCATCTGGAGGTGATCGACGAGTCCCAAAGCCATTTTGGCCATTCCGGCTGGCGTGAAGGCGGTGAAACCCATTTTCGTGTCAGAATCGCGACCTGCGATTTTGACGGGCTCAGCCGTATTGCGCAACACCGCGCGGTCATGGAAGCGCTTGATGACGAATTGAAGGCGCGCGTTCATGCTCTGGCTATCGAGGTTCTGCCCGCCAATCCAGCCTAG
- a CDS encoding DnaJ domain-containing protein has translation MKLQSKLFDNIRIRSRREERPEPAAVKCDWESCEAPGEFRAPKGVRSEGQYHNFCLEHVRHYNKAFNYFAGMSPDELDEALHAPPKAETRSSFATGSADAARAAGLRSAQPGDKYGDPFGVFARYRYQQSKRPATERVRPLNEPDRRALETLGFTKQAKSDEIKAAYKSLVKKHHPDVNGGDASSEERLRSVIAAYTHLKKMGFVVR, from the coding sequence ATGAAACTGCAATCCAAGCTCTTCGATAACATTCGCATCCGTTCGCGGCGCGAGGAACGGCCCGAGCCGGCGGCAGTCAAGTGCGACTGGGAAAGCTGCGAGGCGCCGGGCGAGTTCCGCGCACCCAAGGGGGTGCGTTCGGAGGGCCAGTATCATAATTTCTGCCTCGAACATGTCCGGCATTACAACAAGGCGTTCAATTATTTTGCCGGGATGAGCCCGGACGAACTGGACGAAGCGCTGCACGCGCCGCCCAAGGCGGAGACGCGATCCAGCTTCGCCACCGGCAGCGCCGATGCGGCGCGCGCCGCCGGCCTGCGCTCGGCGCAGCCGGGTGACAAATACGGCGATCCGTTCGGTGTGTTTGCCCGGTATCGCTATCAGCAATCCAAGCGTCCGGCGACCGAACGGGTCAGGCCGCTCAACGAGCCGGACCGCCGGGCGCTGGAAACGCTGGGCTTCACCAAGCAGGCCAAGTCCGACGAGATCAAGGCGGCCTATAAAAGCCTGGTCAAGAAGCACCATCCCGACGTCAATGGCGGCGACGCCTCTTCGGAGGAGCGGCTGCGCTCGGTGATCGCGGCCTATACCCATCTGAAAAAGATGGGATTCGTGGTCCGCTGA
- the cobS gene encoding cobaltochelatase subunit CobS, translating to MTEFAHLPDTEYQARELFGIDTDMVVKGYKERTGHVPPIDPDYLFDRNTTLAILAGFAYNRRVMVQGYHGTGKSTHIEQVAARLNWPLVRVNLDSHVSRIDLVGKDAIVLKDGKQITEFRDGILPWAVQNNVALVFDEYDAGRPDVMFVIQRVLEQSGRLTLLDQNRVIVPHPAFRLFSTTNTIGLGDTSGLYHGTQQINQGQMDRWSIVTTLNYLPHDKEVGIVLAKNKSYGETEKGRKQIANMVRLADLTRSAFINGDISTVMSPRGVITWAENAVIFGGDIGFAFRLTFLNKCDELERPVVAEFYQRVFGEDLPESSANLAVMA from the coding sequence ATGACTGAATTCGCCCACTTGCCCGACACCGAATACCAGGCGCGGGAACTCTTCGGCATCGATACCGACATGGTGGTCAAGGGCTACAAGGAGCGCACCGGCCACGTGCCGCCGATCGACCCGGATTACCTGTTCGACCGCAATACCACGCTGGCGATCCTGGCCGGCTTTGCCTATAACCGCCGCGTCATGGTGCAGGGCTATCACGGCACCGGCAAGTCCACGCATATCGAGCAGGTGGCGGCGCGGCTGAACTGGCCGTTGGTGCGCGTCAACCTCGACAGCCATGTGAGCCGGATCGACCTGGTCGGCAAGGACGCCATCGTGCTCAAGGATGGCAAGCAGATCACCGAATTCCGCGACGGCATCCTGCCCTGGGCGGTGCAGAACAATGTGGCCCTGGTATTCGACGAATACGATGCCGGCCGTCCCGACGTGATGTTCGTGATCCAGCGCGTGCTGGAGCAATCGGGCCGGCTGACGCTGCTCGACCAGAACCGCGTCATCGTCCCGCATCCGGCCTTCCGGCTGTTCTCGACCACCAATACGATCGGCCTGGGCGATACGTCGGGGCTCTATCATGGCACCCAGCAGATCAACCAGGGGCAGATGGACCGCTGGAGCATCGTCACCACGCTCAACTACCTGCCGCATGACAAGGAAGTCGGCATCGTGCTCGCCAAGAACAAAAGCTATGGCGAAACCGAAAAAGGCAGGAAGCAGATTGCCAATATGGTCCGGCTGGCGGACCTGACGCGTTCGGCCTTCATCAATGGCGATATCTCGACGGTGATGAGCCCGCGCGGCGTCATCACCTGGGCCGAGAATGCCGTGATCTTCGGCGGCGATATCGGCTTTGCCTTCCGCCTGACCTTCCTCAACAAATGCGACGAGCTCGAACGGCCGGTGGTCGCCGAGTTCTATCAGCGTGTCTTCGGCGAGGATCTGCCGGAAAGCTCCGCCAATCTGGCAGTGATGGCCTGA
- the cobT gene encoding cobaltochelatase subunit CobT — protein MANPPRSKANKPDQTQAFKSAMGATVRAIGGKPELEVSFTADRPLLTSDKARLANLPRLPTKRDIAIARGQGDAMAMRLASHDPDAHRKRSPMDPQARAAFDALEQARVESLGCIRMPGMKGNIHEMLEDRLFRANFAEIDDKGDAPLAEALGLMLRERLAGVEVPPSGHALVDLWRQEIEAKAGNSIDQLLDTYESQDDFSRAARAVLRDLNLIAEGDMDDPADGDEEAGEDNQPEQAQGSDQTPEQGEGESEQADSEEDQQASESEEAGDVEGMEADMADADEDAEAEAGEDAPMPPPAKDGGERLSNQFNYKVFTTKFDEIVKAAELCPPDELDQLRALLDKQLENLAGAVARLANKLQRRLMAKQNRSWQFDLEEGVLDTARLTRVVTDPMQALSFKVENDTDFRDTVVTLLIDNSGSMRGRPITIAAICGDILARTLERCGVKVEILGFTTRAWKGGKSREAWLEANRPANPGRVNDIRHIIYKAADEPWRHARRNLGLMMREGLLKENIDGEALEWARKRLMARPEQRRILMVISDGAPVDDSTQSVNAGNYLEAHLRQVIEDIETRSPIQLVAVGIGHDVTRYYRRAVTLLDAEELAGALTDELAALFDEELPAQTRRRSRG, from the coding sequence ATGGCCAATCCTCCGCGCAGCAAAGCCAACAAGCCGGACCAGACGCAGGCGTTCAAGAGCGCCATGGGCGCGACGGTGCGCGCCATCGGCGGCAAGCCCGAGCTTGAAGTCAGCTTCACCGCCGACCGGCCGCTGCTGACCTCCGACAAGGCGCGCCTCGCCAATCTGCCGCGCCTGCCGACCAAGCGCGACATCGCCATTGCCCGCGGCCAGGGCGACGCCATGGCCATGCGGCTGGCCAGCCACGATCCCGATGCCCATCGCAAACGCAGTCCCATGGACCCGCAGGCGCGGGCGGCGTTCGACGCGCTGGAACAGGCGCGGGTGGAATCGCTGGGCTGCATCCGCATGCCGGGGATGAAGGGCAATATCCACGAAATGCTGGAGGATCGCCTCTTCCGCGCCAATTTCGCCGAAATCGACGACAAGGGCGATGCGCCTCTGGCCGAGGCGCTGGGCCTAATGCTGCGCGAGCGGCTGGCCGGGGTGGAGGTGCCGCCATCGGGTCATGCGCTCGTCGATCTGTGGCGGCAGGAGATCGAAGCCAAGGCCGGCAATTCGATCGATCAATTGCTCGACACCTATGAGAGCCAGGACGACTTTTCCAGGGCCGCCCGCGCCGTGCTGCGCGATCTCAACCTGATCGCCGAGGGCGACATGGACGATCCCGCCGATGGCGACGAGGAGGCAGGCGAGGATAACCAGCCCGAACAGGCGCAGGGATCGGACCAGACGCCCGAACAGGGCGAAGGCGAGAGCGAGCAGGCCGACAGCGAGGAAGACCAGCAGGCCAGCGAGAGCGAGGAAGCCGGCGATGTCGAAGGCATGGAGGCCGATATGGCCGATGCCGACGAGGATGCCGAGGCCGAGGCGGGCGAAGATGCCCCCATGCCCCCGCCGGCCAAGGATGGCGGTGAGCGCCTGTCCAATCAGTTCAACTACAAGGTGTTCACCACCAAATTCGACGAGATCGTCAAGGCCGCCGAGCTGTGCCCGCCGGACGAACTGGACCAGTTGCGGGCGCTGCTCGACAAGCAGCTGGAAAATCTCGCCGGCGCGGTGGCGCGGCTGGCCAACAAGCTGCAGCGGCGGCTGATGGCCAAGCAGAACCGCAGTTGGCAATTCGACCTCGAAGAGGGTGTGCTGGACACGGCGCGCCTGACCCGCGTGGTCACCGACCCCATGCAGGCCCTGAGCTTCAAGGTCGAGAACGACACCGATTTCCGCGACACCGTGGTGACGCTGCTGATCGACAATTCCGGCTCGATGCGCGGCCGGCCGATCACCATTGCGGCGATCTGCGGCGACATCCTGGCGCGCACCCTGGAGCGCTGCGGGGTCAAGGTGGAAATCCTCGGCTTCACCACCCGCGCCTGGAAGGGCGGCAAGAGCCGCGAAGCCTGGCTCGAGGCCAATCGCCCGGCCAATCCGGGCCGGGTCAACGATATTCGTCACATTATTTACAAGGCCGCCGACGAGCCCTGGCGTCATGCAAGGCGCAATCTGGGCCTGATGATGCGCGAGGGATTGCTGAAGGAAAACATCGATGGCGAGGCGCTGGAATGGGCCCGCAAGCGGCTGATGGCGCGGCCGGAGCAGCGGCGCATCCTGATGGTGATTTCGGATGGCGCACCGGTCGATGACAGCACGCAATCGGTCAATGCCGGCAATTACCTCGAAGCCCATCTCCGCCAGGTGATCGAGGATATCGAGACGCGCTCGCCCATCCAATTGGTCGCCGTCGGCATCGGTCACGATGTGACCCGCTATTATCGCCGCGCCGTGACGCTGCTCGATGCCGAGGAGCTGGCCGGGGCCTTGACCGACGAATTGGCGGCTTTGTTCGATGAGGAATTGCCGGCTCAAACGCGAAGGCGGTCACGGGGATGA
- a CDS encoding esterase-like activity of phytase family protein: MMLRAALAVLLLSLANGAWAVEATVSAAQVTRFKGAELDQQVDSLIFRGGLTLQSPDDTFGGLSSVTRTGAEQRIAFISDRGHFVSGQLAYDESDRLFGFIGVHIEAMQNSVGQPLPRQYARDAEGMDTIWRDGEPAAVRVSFEHLTRVADFAITNGRPGGAAREVAIPQWLTDLRTNESLESICIAPPASPIAGSTLLLTEEALDAQGNHRGELLGVNDKGPIGYVNSPIVNPTDCAFLPNGDLLVLERGVSLFAFVMNLRRVPAAEVRPGNLMRGELLLSAQGPEIDNMESLMVHTTPGGETRIFMGSDNNFNGWQRTLLLEFALPE; this comes from the coding sequence ATGATGCTGCGCGCCGCCCTTGCCGTGCTGCTGCTGAGCCTGGCCAATGGGGCCTGGGCGGTGGAGGCGACGGTAAGCGCAGCGCAGGTCACCCGCTTCAAGGGCGCCGAACTCGACCAGCAGGTGGACAGCCTGATCTTTCGCGGCGGACTGACCCTGCAAAGCCCCGACGACACCTTTGGCGGATTGTCGAGCGTTACCCGGACCGGCGCGGAGCAACGCATCGCCTTCATCTCCGACCGGGGGCATTTCGTTTCCGGACAATTGGCTTATGACGAGTCCGATCGGCTGTTCGGATTTATCGGCGTCCATATCGAGGCGATGCAGAATTCCGTGGGCCAACCGCTGCCGCGCCAATATGCGCGCGATGCCGAAGGCATGGATACGATATGGCGCGATGGGGAGCCGGCGGCGGTGCGGGTTTCCTTTGAACATCTGACGCGGGTGGCCGATTTCGCCATCACCAATGGCCGTCCGGGCGGCGCGGCGCGCGAAGTCGCCATCCCGCAATGGCTTACCGATCTGCGCACCAATGAATCGCTGGAATCGATCTGTATCGCGCCGCCGGCATCGCCCATTGCCGGTTCGACCCTGCTGCTCACCGAGGAAGCGCTGGACGCGCAGGGCAATCATCGCGGCGAATTGCTGGGGGTGAACGACAAGGGGCCGATCGGCTATGTCAATTCGCCCATCGTCAACCCCACCGATTGCGCCTTTCTGCCCAATGGCGACCTGCTGGTACTGGAGCGGGGCGTATCGCTGTTCGCCTTCGTCATGAATCTGCGGCGGGTGCCGGCGGCCGAGGTGCGGCCGGGCAACCTGATGCGCGGCGAATTGCTGCTCTCGGCGCAGGGGCCCGAGATCGACAATATGGAAAGCCTGATGGTGCACACCACGCCGGGCGGCGAGACGCGCATCTTCATGGGCTCCGACAATAATTTCAACGGCTGGCAGCGGACGCTGCTGCTGGAATTCGCCCTGCCCGAGTGA
- a CDS encoding queuosine precursor transporter: MLSRFLVAVAAMVAVVAASNFLVQFPVDVTLGAVHIGDLLTWGAFTYPVAFLVTDLSNRAFGPQRTRLVVVAGFAVAVVLSIWLATPRIAIASGSAFLVAQLLDVSIFHRLRNGPWWHAPMFSSLFSSALDTAIFFSLAMAPAFAGIDTWFGLEDSSLAFPAPLLGLGPQVELWQSLALGDFLVKLVMAVLMLAPYKTIRDLVLRRMPVAA; this comes from the coding sequence ATGCTGTCTCGTTTTCTGGTGGCCGTGGCCGCCATGGTGGCCGTAGTCGCCGCCTCCAATTTCCTCGTGCAATTCCCGGTCGATGTGACCCTGGGCGCCGTTCATATCGGCGACCTGCTCACCTGGGGCGCCTTTACCTATCCGGTGGCGTTCCTGGTCACCGACCTGTCCAACCGCGCTTTCGGCCCGCAACGGACCCGCCTCGTCGTCGTCGCCGGCTTCGCCGTCGCGGTGGTGCTCTCCATCTGGCTGGCGACGCCGCGCATCGCCATCGCCTCCGGCTCGGCCTTCCTCGTGGCCCAATTGCTCGACGTGTCGATCTTCCACCGATTGCGCAACGGGCCGTGGTGGCATGCGCCGATGTTCTCGTCGCTGTTCAGTTCGGCGCTCGATACGGCGATCTTCTTCTCCCTCGCCATGGCTCCGGCCTTTGCCGGCATCGACACCTGGTTCGGGCTGGAGGATTCCTCGCTCGCCTTCCCCGCGCCCTTGCTCGGCCTGGGGCCGCAGGTCGAACTCTGGCAATCCCTGGCTTTGGGCGATTTCTTGGTAAAGCTGGTCATGGCCGTGCTGATGCTGGCGCCCTACAAGACCATTCGCGATCTTGTCTTGCGCCGCATGCCGGTGGCCGCCTAG
- the rpmB gene encoding 50S ribosomal protein L28, with translation MARRCELTGKGVMVGNNVSHALNRTRRRFLPNLVNVTLLSDALNRSVRLRISAAALRTVEHRGGLDAFLLKQDDADLSPMAQGIKKEIRAALAA, from the coding sequence ATGGCACGTCGCTGCGAATTGACCGGCAAGGGCGTAATGGTGGGCAACAATGTTTCGCACGCCCTCAACCGCACCCGCCGCCGCTTTCTCCCCAATCTGGTGAACGTCACCCTGCTGTCCGATGCGCTGAACCGCTCGGTCAGGCTGCGTATCTCCGCCGCCGCGCTGCGCACGGTCGAGCATCGTGGCGGTCTCGACGCTTTCCTGCTCAAGCAGGACGACGCCGACCTCAGCCCGATGGCCCAGGGCATCAAGAAGGAAATCCGCGCGGCCCTCGCCGCCTAA
- a CDS encoding DUF3108 domain-containing protein, which yields MIRSALALLTLLAPLAAQPVLAAPVDARVSYVVTVGGINVALVDIDFDDDGRRYGFELSARVTGLGNVVASGTAKANVDGSSSGSVLQSERFQLETRANGELFNVDVGFVGRNVGSFQVNPPVLDSYDRVPLERTHLTGVGDFLSSFMLKGRALDRSLCQQDFKIFTGVERFNIRMGFLDNDEATSPRTGYQGPLVACSVKYQPVSGHFDSSEMTQYLADTSRIILWYAPLGASGYFVPYRVIIGTSMGDLSMVLTSARAD from the coding sequence GTGATCCGTTCCGCCCTCGCTTTGCTTACCCTGCTTGCCCCCCTTGCCGCCCAGCCCGTGCTGGCGGCGCCCGTCGATGCGCGGGTGAGTTATGTCGTTACCGTAGGGGGCATCAATGTGGCCCTGGTCGATATCGACTTCGATGATGACGGCCGCCGCTATGGCTTCGAGCTTTCGGCGCGGGTGACCGGGCTGGGCAATGTCGTCGCCAGCGGCACGGCCAAGGCCAATGTCGACGGCTCCTCGTCGGGATCCGTCCTGCAATCGGAGCGCTTCCAGCTCGAAACCCGGGCCAATGGCGAATTGTTCAATGTCGATGTCGGCTTTGTAGGGCGCAATGTCGGCTCGTTCCAGGTGAACCCGCCGGTGCTCGATTCCTATGACCGGGTGCCGCTGGAACGCACGCATCTGACCGGAGTGGGCGATTTTCTCTCGTCCTTCATGCTCAAGGGCCGGGCACTCGACCGATCGCTGTGCCAGCAGGACTTCAAGATCTTCACCGGCGTGGAGCGCTTCAATATCAGGATGGGTTTTCTCGATAATGACGAGGCGACCTCGCCGCGCACCGGCTATCAGGGGCCGCTGGTCGCCTGCTCGGTGAAGTACCAGCCGGTCTCCGGCCATTTCGACAGTTCGGAAATGACGCAATATCTGGCCGATACCAGCCGCATCATCCTCTGGTATGCGCCACTGGGCGCCTCCGGCTATTTCGTGCCCTATCGCGTCATTATCGGCACCAGCATGGGCGATCTGTCCATGGTGCTGACCAGCGCCCGCGCCGATTGA